A genomic window from Salvelinus alpinus chromosome 10, SLU_Salpinus.1, whole genome shotgun sequence includes:
- the LOC139532510 gene encoding uncharacterized protein alr4393 produces the protein MTMDLYTIEPAETETCRRSRITSSTLCSGSVLEEDPYSLIRGMQGYEVTPADLVFLKRARQERQINALQRELDELLRQRRNQMLARDLSLASREKIQTDLDEILSCEQTVQMGQVFLSRKLSSTAVEALDSKSLLAQIKTADVQQAVEEEQAEITALEDRVARALELRERAEQRQQEIENRNRAILTKKANIKHLMKELSELKSQLAVAEESLLAIQGEMDTLKDTEKEEDTGPQEALQVAPSQAKAPKKAPKTKRNGGGTITQQPSHVRIKAENTPTIVGESHMVIGLRRSTRIATKKSCVENKPVLRKTRPVKASISL, from the exons ATGACTATGGACCTTTACACAATCGAGCCTGCAGAAACAGAAACGTGTCGACGGTCTCGCATCACTTCAAGCACAC TCTGTTCAGGCAGTGTGCTGGAAGAGGACCCCTACTCATTGATAAGAGGCATGCAGGGCTATGAGGTTACCCCGGCAGACCTTGTATTCCTGAAGAGAGCCAGGCAGGAGAGGCAGATCAACGCCTTACAG AGAGAGCTGGATGAGTTACTGAGGCAGCGGAGGAACCAGATGCTGGCCAGGGATCTGTCCTTGGCCTCCAGAGAGAAGATCCAAACTGACCTTGATGAG ATCCTGTCCTGTGAGCAGACTGTTCAAATGGGGCAAGTGTTCCTCTCGAGGAAGCTGAGCTCAACAGCGGTAGAGGCCCTGGATTCCAAGTCCCTCCTGGCCCAGATAAAGACTGCTGATGTCCAGCAAGCTGTAGAGGAGGAACAAGCTGAGATCACTGCGCTAGAGGACAGAGTGGCCAGAGCCCTGGAGCTCAG AGAGCGAGCGGAGCAAAGACAGCAGGAGATTGAGAATCGGAACAGAGCCATCCTCACGAAAAAG GCAAACATCAAGCATCTGATGAAGGAACTATCAGAGCTCAAATCCCAACTGGCTGTGGCAGAG GAGTCTTTGCTAGCCATTCAAGGCGAGATGGACACTTTGAAAGACACAGAAAAAGAGGAAGACACAGGTCCCCAGGAGGCATTGCAAGTCGCCCCAAGCCAAGCAAAAGCTCCCAAGAAGGCACCCAAGACAAAAAGGAATGGTGGAGGAACAATTACCCAACAGCCTTCTCATGTCCGAATTAAAGCTGAAAATACACCTACCATAGTTGGAGAGTCACATATGGTCATTGGTCTCAGACGATCTACGAGAATAGCTACCAAGAAGAGCTGCGTTGAGAATAAGCCTGTTTTAAGAAAAACTCGCCCTGTCAAAGCAAGCATTTCCCTTTGA